In Deinococcus metallilatus, the sequence GGGGTGGCGAACTACCGCTACTTTCCGCACAGCCATGTCAAACTCCACGTGATCGACGGCCAGGACGTGACTGTCGCCGGGTACAATTACACCGCCTGGCACCTGCCGGACACGGCGCCGGGCGGGAAGGGCCTGCACGACCTGGGCCTGCGGATGCGCGGGCCAGCCGCGCAGGACGGCGTGACGGTGTTCAATGACCTGTGGCGCAAGGCCCAGCAGGTGCGCTGCCCCCCGGAAGTGACGGCGGAGAACCTCTTCCAGGCGTGTACCCTCGGCCCGGCGGAGCCGCCCACCCATCCGGGCGCGGCCCGGGTGGTCACCCCCGCAGGGGAGGCGCGCGCGTTCCTGCTGTACCGCCGCCCGGGGTTCGACCAGGCGGACCGGGCGATGGTGGCGCTGTTCGGGGCGGCGCGGCAGCGCCTGGACCTGATGCAGGCGCAGTTCAGCCCGGGGTATTCCTGCTGGTGGGCGTACCAGAATCCTGACGCCTGCCCGGTGAGCGAGTGGCCCGTGTACCTGCGCGCCGTGCTGGGAGCGATGGAGCGCGGCGTGAAGGTGCGCGCGCTGATGGTGGACTACGGCATCGACCGGGCCCCGAACCGCAGCGGCGCGGCCCTGCTGCGGCTGGAGGCGCGGCGCCGGGGGCTGGAGGACCGCTTCGAGGCGCGGTATGTCACCTTCCCCATGCACACCAAGGCGTTGACCGTGGACGGCCGGATGGTGGTGGCCGGGAGCATGAACCTGCACTTCTCCTCGTGGGGACCGCTGGGCCTGAACGAGACGATGCTGGCGACCACGGACCCGGGGGCGGTGGCCCAGCAGCAGGCGAGCTTTGAGGACGTGTGGGCCACGCGCAGCCGCGAGGTGCCGCAAGAGTGGTGGATGCGCAACGTCCCGGGGCGGGAATGACCGGCAGAAGCAGGGCCCCAGGGGAAATCTGACGTCGTCCCCGGAAGCGGACCGCCGGGAAGAACCGCTGCCTCACGTGCCCTTCCCTGAGCGCTGGCTCAGGTATGCTGGAACGGTGGCGCCCGCGGAGACGCACCTCGACTACCACCTGCCCCAGATGGACGGGGAGACCCGGGCCCGGGCGGTGGCACGGATGGTGGCCAGGCTGCCCGGAGCCCGGAAGATCGAGGCGGATGGACGCCAGCACCGCCTGCGGCTCTGCCTGGACGAGACGCAGACACCGCGGGCCGTCCTGGAAAGCAACCTGCTGCTGCTGGGGTACGGCGTCTGTGCCCGCGCCGGTGAGGTCCCCCTGCCCGGCATGCTCCATGCCAGCCTGGACACGGCCTGGCCCGAGCTGACGCCGTCAGGAGAGGGCCGGCCTGGCCACCCCCCGAGCGGTGCGTGGACCGGAGCACACTCCCCGCCCACCGCCAGGCGACGGAACCGGCCGGGGGTGGCCCTCTCCTCCAGGGGACTGGCGGCCCTGGTGGTCCTCACCACGGGCCTGGGCTTCTCGGCGGCGCGGACCTGGAGCGGCGTCGCCGGGCACCCGTCGCCCTGGCCCGCCGCGCTGATTGGCCTCGCGGTGGCGGCCGGCCTGCTGCTGATCGCCGCGCTGTTCTCCCGGCGACGCGCGTGGGGCCTGGCGTGGCTGCTGTCCTGGCTCGCCGCGGGGGTGCTGGGAGACGTGGTGGGCACGCTCCTGGACAGAACGGCCGAGCGAGTCCTGGCACCCTTGCTCGCCCCGCTGGCGCGCGGCCCGGGCGGGATGGACCGGTTCGGGACCGATCTCGCTGACCTGCTGGTCCTCGGGGGCGTGGTGTGGCTGCTCGTCGTGCTCGGGCGGCGCCACCCGGGCAGGGGGTAAGTCCAGGGCGCGCCGGACGGCACCCGACGAACCCTCCAGGGCCTGCCCTCCCGGTTCACCCATGGCGCGGGGTGTTCAGCGGCGCGTGCCGACCAGGAAGATGTTCGGCCAGGGCCGGTAGCTGCTCTTCAGCGTGTCCTGCCGGAAGGTCTGGCCCTCCCGCACGAAGCGGCGAGTGACCTCGATCACCGCCCCTGGCGCGGCCCAGTCCACCTGCTTGCGCTGCCCGGCGGGGAGGCTCGCGTCCCGGATGATGCGGTCGGCGGGGGAGGGGGTGGTGCTCAGCGTCCTCGGGTCACCGATCTCGACCGTGAAGTCGCGCGCCCGGCCGAAGACGCTGATGCTTAGGCGCGACTTCTCGTCGTCCCAGTCGGCCTGGAACCAGAGCGCGCCCCCGGTGTCGTTGGCGAACTTCAGGTCCTGGCTGGGCTGGTAGATGGTGCCGTCCAGCCCCTGGGGGTCGTAATACCGCACCTGATAGGAGTGGTTGCGCCGCTCGACCACCGGCAGCCCCGCTCCATACAGCGCGCGGAAGGCCGTGGTGCTGACCTGGCAGATGCCGCCACCGACCCCGTTCGCCGTGCGGTCGCCCGCGATGACCAGGCCCGTCACGTAGCCCGCGCGGGTAGTGACCGGGCCGATGAACTGGTTGAAGGAGAAGGTCTGGCCCGTGAACAGCCGATCCTGGAAGTTGCGGGTACCCACGTGGATGTTCGTCATCCGGGCCGCGCTGCTGCCGAAGTAGTTCGTCTCGCCCGTGCCCAGGTGCGCCGTGATGCCCCGCGAGGCGAAGAAATCCAGCGTGCGCTTCGGCGCGACCTGTCCCGTCACGACGACGGCAGCCTTGACTCCCCTGGGGTCTTTCAGGGCGGCGAGGATGTTCGCCCGCGTCCTCGCCTCGTCCACCTTCAGGCCGCCTCTCTGCACGACCGCCCAGCCCTCCTCCCAGCGGTTCTCGAAGCGGGCGTCCTGCGCCTCCCGCGGCAGGCTCGCCAGGAATTTCTTCAGGTCGGCGTCCAGACTCGCCGTGATGACGCCGCGTTGCCGGAGCTGCGCGGCCCGCTCGCCGGGCAGGGTCAGGGTCTGCGAGAAGGGCACCGTCGTCTTTTGGCCATCCACCAGCGCGGGCCAGTTCGCCTGCACCGTGATGAGCAGCGGCAGAGGGGCCGTCTTGACGGACTGGGTGGGGGCGGGAGCTGGCCGTTCTGGCACCGGGGCCGGTGTAGACGGCTGCGCCGGAGGTGCCGGGCTTTCGACGGGCGGGGGAACGGGTTCCGACCCGGGAAGGGGGGAAGGCGCGGGTTCCGAGGAGGGTGGGGGTGCCGGAACGGGCGCGGGCTGCAACGGCAGCGCGGGAATTTCGACCTGGGCAAAGGCCGAACCCAGCAGCACATTCAAGAACAGCACGCCATACTTCCGCCGTAGGATCATGAGCACACTATTCCATGGCTCGGCGACCAGAGGTCTGGCCGCCCGCGCCCGGGGCACAGGGGGCGGGCCGAATGTGAACGCGGCGGCCCGCCCCTAAGCTCGACCCTTCTCCACGCCGCCCAGGGACGGGCGGATGACCACCCGGAGGGGTGGATGGCTGCCTGGCCCACGTTCCCCCAGAACAAGCTCACCCCACCCCTCCCTGCTTGGCCTTCCCAGGGACACCCGCAGGAGCAGACCGGCGCCGGTGCCCCCGCAAGACCGCCCAGCGGACCGCTCCCGGAGAGCCGCACCTGGCCCAGCGGCACTTCCCGGTGATGCCCCTTTGGTCAGTCACCGCTCCCGGCCTGCCCACCGCTGAGGCCAGACCCGGTGGGGAGGTCCCGCGGGTTGGGCGGCCAGGAACGTCGGTTCCCAACGGAAGTGTCCTTCTGTATTAGGCTGTTCATGTGAGCCAATATTCACCTATTCATCTGGTCCGCCCGGGCTTGCTGGGCAGGTGGCGGGCAGGCGGGCCGCCCGCGGCCCCCGCCAGTAGGGGAACCTGTGACTGAGCGTCCCGCCCCGGCGTTCGCGCCCGTCCCGCTGTGGCAGCGCCTGCGGCCCCCCTGCCAGCCGCAGCCGTCGCCGTGGTCCTGGGGGC encodes:
- a CDS encoding phospholipase D-like domain-containing protein, producing the protein MSGLFFASRWLPALLLAVGGLADASEFPIGLGGVPPTPNLNPFGLSCSRPVDPLELALWRVTTEGGRPDRSCGNAFTGFLRTPRTATQPDAFDVTADQIRGARAEVLLTSMEWQAGEGRPGWTFARALRDLYLKVRANPADYPQGMTVRVVLGGFPDLGRPDGATQPLELVRDLTRLGVPLNDPAAGWRLGVANYRYFPHSHVKLHVIDGQDVTVAGYNYTAWHLPDTAPGGKGLHDLGLRMRGPAAQDGVTVFNDLWRKAQQVRCPPEVTAENLFQACTLGPAEPPTHPGAARVVTPAGEARAFLLYRRPGFDQADRAMVALFGAARQRLDLMQAQFSPGYSCWWAYQNPDACPVSEWPVYLRAVLGAMERGVKVRALMVDYGIDRAPNRSGAALLRLEARRRGLEDRFEARYVTFPMHTKALTVDGRMVVAGSMNLHFSSWGPLGLNETMLATTDPGAVAQQQASFEDVWATRSREVPQEWWMRNVPGRE
- a CDS encoding VanW family protein, with the protein product MILRRKYGVLFLNVLLGSAFAQVEIPALPLQPAPVPAPPPSSEPAPSPLPGSEPVPPPVESPAPPAQPSTPAPVPERPAPAPTQSVKTAPLPLLITVQANWPALVDGQKTTVPFSQTLTLPGERAAQLRQRGVITASLDADLKKFLASLPREAQDARFENRWEEGWAVVQRGGLKVDEARTRANILAALKDPRGVKAAVVVTGQVAPKRTLDFFASRGITAHLGTGETNYFGSSAARMTNIHVGTRNFQDRLFTGQTFSFNQFIGPVTTRAGYVTGLVIAGDRTANGVGGGICQVSTTAFRALYGAGLPVVERRNHSYQVRYYDPQGLDGTIYQPSQDLKFANDTGGALWFQADWDDEKSRLSISVFGRARDFTVEIGDPRTLSTTPSPADRIIRDASLPAGQRKQVDWAAPGAVIEVTRRFVREGQTFRQDTLKSSYRPWPNIFLVGTRR